The genomic region ggaaatatgctggctctatacacgctaaaagtcctgattatttacatggagtctggtggaaatgtGCTGGctttatacacgctaaaagtcctgattatttacatggagtctggtggaaatgtGCTGGctttatacacgctaaaagtcctgattatttacatggagtctggtggaaatatgctggctctagacacgctaaaagtcctgattatttacatgaagtctggtggagatatgctggctctatacacgctaaaagtcctgattatttacatgaagtctggtggagatatgctggctctatacacgctaaaagtcctgattatttacatgaagtctggtggaaatatgctggctctatacacgctaaaagtcctgattatttacatggagtctggtgggtttggtgatttCCTGTAATGACGGCGTGCGGCCAGCAGAGGGTGTGTGTTACCTGCGTTGTATTGCTGCACCAGAGCATCCAGCAGCTCGTCCCACTGCAGCGAAGGCGCGTGGTCCAGCAGGTTGGCGACCGGTGAGGGGATGCTGGGAGTGGCGTTGCTATGGATACCGGGGCAGGAGGGGCGGAGCATGGCAGCGAGGGCGGAGTGGTCGGCAGAGTGCAGCAGGGTGCAGTGATGGTAGGACGACTTCCTGCTCAGTCTGGACgcacttcctgtttacatcagCAACATGATGACATCATTAGGACGACAACCACACTCTTTATATTTCaagctttttttaatgtgatctttaatctctatttatttattatttaatttattttattattatttattttattttaaagagcctttttattttagtatatattttgtatttatttaactttttattttgtttatttattatttagttcagtattttaattttcacatatttttatttatttaacttatatttaatatttttatttcatgtttatacatttatttaaataattatttatatttttttacatttatttatttaaataatttatatttttttaacatttatttatttaaataattatttatatttttacatttatttatttatttaaataattatttatatttgtttacatttatttatttaaataattatttatatttgtttacatttatttatttaaataattatttatattttttacatttgtttatttatttaaataattatttatatttttttacatttatttatttttttacatttatttattttaataattactcatattttttacatttgtttatttatttaaataattatttatatttttttacatttatttatttttttacatttatttatttaaataattatttatatttttttacatttatttattttaataattatttatatttgtatgtatttactGACTTATTTCATCAACTGTCTTCTCTTCAGTAACTGTGTAACAGCAGTGCATTCTGGGACATGTAGTCAACTTCTCACCTCTGAATAATCTAAACAGTGTGACCCTGCTGAGTAGTTCCCGGCCTACCTGAGATCTTCAAGCGTCCGTTGAGTAGAACGTCAAGCCGCTCGGTGGCGTGCACGTCCAGCCCGGGCCGTGCACGCCGCAGAGCGCCCGTGACCACGCTGAGGTTCCTCTGCCGATCGTACGCCTTCTTGGACGCGAAGAAAGTCATGTTGAGGTTCCCGAGGTCGTGGTACACGGTGCCGCCCCCGCTGCGCCTGCGCGCCAGTGGCACGCCCGCACGCCGCATGGCGGCCAGGTTGCACTCGGCCCACGGGTTCTGGTGGCGCCCGATGACCACGGCCGGCCGGTtcctccacagcagcagcacgcCACGCCGCTGCAGGTCCACGTTGGCGTCGATCCAGTCCTCCAGCGCCAAGTTCTCAAACACGTCCGTGGAGCGCGAGAGGAGGACCAGGCCGGACGCATCACAGCCGCCGAGCACGCCACCGAGCACGCCACCGAGCACGCCACCGAGCACGCCATCTTCAGATGGAGACGATGGAAACGTTAACGTACGCTTAGGCCTGTACTGATTATTACACAAGGGAAGcgacaaatatacacacatatacatatatatatacatatatatatatatatatatatatatatagtacacacacacacacacacagagacacacacagacacacaaacacacacacacacagagacacacacagacacacacacagacacacacacacacagagacacacagacacagacacacacacacacagagacacacacacacacacacacggacacacacacacggacacacacacagacatacacacagacacacacatagcacacacacacacacagacacacacacatgacagacagacacacacacacacacagacacatgcacacacacacacacacacacacacacacacacagacacacacacacacacagggacagagacacacacacacacacacatgggagacacacacacacgcacacacacacgacacacagacgcacacacacacacacagagacacacgcacacacacacacagagacacacacacacacggacacacacacacacacacacacagacacacacagacacacacacagagacacacacacacacacacagagacacacagacacacacacacacacacagacacacacacacacacacacacacacacacacacacacacacacacacacacacacacacacacacacacacacacacacacacacacacacacacacacacagacacacacacacacacacacacacagacacacacacacacacacacacagagacacacacacacacacacacagacagacgtacCTCTGGCTCCTCGTAGCAGAGACAGCGTCCTCCTGACGTGTGACATCACAGCGTCTTCAGGCTCCAGATGTTggaaacatctggaaacaccaaaataataaataactccagctgcaacattaatgaatgtgttaaataattattaaaataaaaagaataacattattattatctaaataaaatatgaagtgGCCCAGtgggcagagacacacacacacacacacacacacacacacacacagagagacacacacacacacacacacacacacacacacacacacacacacacacacacacacacacacacacacacacacacagagcacacacacacacacacacacacacagacacacagacacacacacacacacacacacacacacacacagagacacacacacacagacacagagacacacacacacacacagacacacacacacacacacacacacacagacacacacacacacacagacacacacacacagacacacacacacacacacagagacacacacacagcacacacagacacacacacacacacagagacacacacacacacacacacacacacacagacacacacacacacacagagacacacacacacacacacacagacacacagagacacagacacagacacacacacagacacacacacagagacacacacagagacacacacacacacacacacacacagacacacagacacacacacacacacacacacacacacacacacacacacacacagtatttcgACCGTTGGCTACTGTATCCGGTTAACCGGATAGTGTAATCTGCGGATACATCATCAATCACGACGTTAACGACGTAATGAAGTCATTAATGATCAAACGGTGAACGTCCGACCTGCTGCTGACCTGAACCGGAGGGAGAGCGGAGAACCAAACACACGACCAACAACCGCTGCTCtcacatttcacaataaaagcgaCCGGACAAAACCGCGTGTTAAAAAACTACCATTACAACGTTTACGTCGTTTTAATGGTGGGAATGTGTAACAAGCCAAATATTATACATCCTACAGTTACCCACTATTggttttattggtttattttgagtttttttagaCGTTCATTTGTTTCTATGGTTTTATTCTGAAGGGCAGGATCGCTACGGATGATTTCCGGTTTGACTCTGACGTCGGTGCCACACTGTGAAGGCTCCGTGCTGCGATCTGGCCGAGAAAAGGTTCCGAAAACACGgagaattattttaattttattattattcattaataaacattatttgatatattataaaataaataaataataaacaagaacatgtgtttaaaaaaatctaattttgaaaatgtactttttgtattaaaaatatatttatatatatttataaaataaaaaatgaaataaaaaacataaatattttatattttgtaatcTAACTCcaaatacacagagacacacacacacacacacacacacacacacacacacacacacacacacacagatac from Sander vitreus isolate 19-12246 unplaced genomic scaffold, sanVit1 ctg469_0, whole genome shotgun sequence harbors:
- the lipt1 gene encoding lipoyl amidotransferase LIPT1, mitochondrial, whose translation is MSHVRRTLSLLRGARDGVLGGVLGGVLGGVLGGCDASGLVLLSRSTDVFENLALEDWIDANVDLQRRGVLLLWRNRPAVVIGRHQNPWAECNLAAMRRAGVPLARRRSGGGTVYHDLGNLNMTFFASKKAYDRQRNLSVVTGALRRARPGLDVHATERLDVLLNGRLKISGSASRLSRKSSYHHCTLLHSADHSALAAMLRPSCPGIHSNATPSIPSPVANLLDHAPSLQWDELLDALVQQYNAEFGYDAAVAPVDPADELAFPGVWQAAAELRGWDWTFGKTPKFSVQTELHLTDAVSTASCTARVHMEVKGGVVQSCVLDVPAHWLPPSLAAALGDALVGDRFCSQRAAAALAALLRTENGELRGRLLNLGDALDSIIS